One window from the genome of Leptospira broomii serovar Hurstbridge str. 5399 encodes:
- a CDS encoding NUDIX domain-containing protein: protein MNKHGFFQITQKVFLRRGPELLILRDRKSGYGDLPGGRMNEDEFYGDWQESLSRELTEEMGNRCEIKVHPRPIFVHKHRVSDGNHPCIIIAYHAEFLGGEIVLSDEHDYISWVNVETYDPRGLFFEYMLDAILLYQKEYAPLLPNGKLELGGRIL, encoded by the coding sequence TTGAACAAGCACGGTTTTTTCCAAATTACGCAAAAGGTTTTTTTAAGAAGGGGACCGGAACTTCTGATTCTAAGAGACCGGAAATCAGGTTATGGTGATTTGCCGGGCGGAAGAATGAATGAGGACGAGTTCTATGGAGATTGGCAGGAGAGTCTTTCTCGCGAGCTAACCGAAGAAATGGGAAACCGATGTGAAATTAAAGTTCATCCGAGACCGATCTTCGTGCACAAGCATCGAGTAAGCGACGGTAATCACCCATGTATCATCATCGCCTACCATGCCGAATTTTTGGGAGGGGAAATCGTTCTCTCCGACGAACATGATTATATTTCTTGGGTAAATGTAGAAACGTATGATCCTAGAGGGTTGTTTTTTGAATATATGTTGGATGCGATTTTATTGTATCAAAAGGAATATGCTCCTCTTTTACCGAACGGAAAATTAGAATTAGGGGGAAGGATCCTATGA
- a CDS encoding fructosamine kinase family protein, giving the protein MALINTGTEELIRDGLERLGLLSPAKKAEVSFYSSSLFELYSVKLQDGSRVAVKVIPKKEMAESEAEGLEQLCRLGVRVPECFGTVNLGKVSLLAMEFIETGSSTGFRDDLIASLKNLYRGEFGSWGWKRDNFIGSLPQRNGWFSSFEEFFWQDRLKPQIELAQTRKLLTEKDIISIRKVFDKFTEEWGLNRIQPRMIHGDLWSGNVLQGKNGYAYLIDPSVAYSHPEQDLAMLQLFGSPINLDDMQDILSTCGLDDPMHLKDRIQFWQIYPILVHVNLFGASYLTSLRHILRYYGTI; this is encoded by the coding sequence ATGGCTCTCATAAACACAGGAACCGAGGAATTAATCCGAGACGGGTTAGAAAGACTCGGACTTCTATCCCCGGCTAAAAAGGCGGAAGTTTCATTTTACTCTTCTAGCCTCTTTGAGCTGTATTCGGTCAAGTTACAAGACGGTTCCAGAGTAGCCGTAAAAGTTATACCAAAGAAAGAAATGGCGGAATCCGAAGCTGAAGGTCTTGAACAACTTTGTCGCTTAGGTGTTCGCGTCCCGGAATGCTTTGGAACGGTGAATTTGGGGAAAGTTTCCCTTCTTGCCATGGAATTTATCGAAACCGGCTCTTCGACCGGGTTTCGAGACGATTTAATTGCTAGTCTTAAGAATTTGTACCGCGGTGAATTCGGGTCCTGGGGTTGGAAACGAGATAATTTTATAGGATCCCTTCCGCAGCGGAACGGTTGGTTTTCAAGTTTCGAAGAATTTTTCTGGCAAGATCGCCTAAAACCCCAAATAGAATTAGCGCAAACTAGAAAACTTCTCACAGAGAAAGATATAATCTCCATCCGAAAGGTTTTTGATAAATTTACGGAAGAATGGGGATTAAATCGAATTCAACCTAGAATGATTCATGGAGACTTATGGTCCGGCAACGTATTACAGGGAAAAAACGGGTACGCGTACTTGATCGATCCGTCCGTCGCATATTCTCATCCGGAACAAGATTTGGCGATGTTGCAGTTGTTCGGTAGTCCTATCAACTTGGATGATATGCAGGATATTCTTTCCACTTGCGGATTGGATGATCCTATGCATCTTAAAGATAGAATTCAATTTTGGCAAATTTATCCTATCTTAGTTCATGTTAATCTTTTCGGCGCATCTTACCTGACAAGTCTACGACATATTCTACGGTACTACGGTACGATTTAA
- the prfA gene encoding peptide chain release factor 1, whose translation MLDRLEKIQQKYLKISDELTTASNPEDLKRLYKERSRLTPLFEKISEYQKLIQDRKEAEELLKTEKDGEMRSMYEEEKQSASERIESLEKELEVMLLPPDPNSGKNILVEIRAGTGGDEAGLFVADLYRMYTKYADKQGIKHEIIDSSPTGIGGLKEIVFALENERAYDLFKFEAGTHRVQRIPATESGGRIHTSAVTVAVLPEAEESEININENDLRIDVYRSSGSGGQHVNTTDSAVRITHIPTGIAVACQDEKSQHKNKAKAMRILSARILEKQAEEKKAAADALKKQMVGTGDRSERIRTYNFPQGRCTDHRIGFTSHNLSGIMEGDLDDLIGALTEEDRAKRLAESQAH comes from the coding sequence ATGTTAGATAGACTAGAAAAAATACAACAAAAATACCTTAAAATCTCGGATGAACTGACCACGGCGTCCAATCCGGAAGATTTAAAGCGACTTTATAAGGAACGGTCTCGTCTTACTCCTTTATTTGAAAAGATTTCAGAGTACCAAAAATTAATTCAAGATAGAAAAGAAGCCGAGGAACTCCTCAAAACGGAAAAAGATGGGGAAATGCGTTCGATGTACGAAGAGGAGAAACAGTCGGCTTCCGAACGAATCGAATCCCTTGAAAAGGAGCTGGAGGTCATGCTACTCCCTCCCGATCCGAATTCCGGCAAAAACATTTTGGTGGAAATACGTGCGGGAACAGGAGGGGACGAGGCAGGGCTTTTCGTTGCCGATCTATACCGCATGTATACCAAATACGCCGATAAACAGGGAATCAAACATGAAATTATCGATTCTTCCCCGACCGGAATCGGCGGGTTAAAAGAAATCGTTTTTGCCTTAGAGAACGAACGAGCTTACGATCTTTTTAAATTCGAAGCGGGAACTCATCGAGTCCAACGCATTCCTGCGACCGAATCCGGAGGACGAATTCATACAAGCGCCGTAACCGTCGCCGTTTTGCCGGAAGCAGAAGAATCCGAAATTAATATCAACGAAAACGATCTACGAATCGACGTCTATCGTTCTTCCGGATCCGGTGGGCAGCACGTAAATACGACGGACTCTGCAGTACGAATCACGCATATTCCGACCGGTATCGCTGTCGCCTGTCAGGACGAGAAATCGCAACATAAGAATAAAGCTAAAGCGATGCGAATTTTAAGCGCTCGAATCTTGGAAAAGCAGGCTGAAGAAAAGAAAGCTGCGGCAGATGCATTGAAAAAGCAGATGGTCGGAACGGGGGATCGATCGGAGAGAATTCGGACATACAACTTTCCGCAGGGGCGCTGTACGGATCACCGCATCGGCTTTACTAGTCATAACCTTTCTGGTATAATGGAAGGCGACCTAGATGATTTAATCGGTGCTTTAACGGAAGAAGATAGAGCCAAGCGACTGGCAGAATCTCAAGCTCATTGA
- a CDS encoding MDR/zinc-dependent alcohol dehydrogenase-like family protein, whose product METVQFSAFDYNRDDTFSLSEYRLEGSEKDGWKIFRNKDLYLSLGKGYKLLKTKLCGICSTDLDRRFLPFALPQIIGHEVLASDPITGKKFVLEINDTVAARGEEGDPFCKRGLQTHSPTRQVLGIDRLPGGFGKFLLAPVGTLVEIGTLEDREAILLEPFAASLHGVEVSLENSSDKPNRIAVLGPRRLGSLLLAGLEVYRRRNNLDFKIVAILRRRELKDTSFGVGADEVLVFPGLNTSSRGSLNKGERYYKETPANAEEVSWNDLLDTFDIVFDTTGAIDGLELCMDLTCKEIHRKTTNGLGSLGISNLTELVVDELSILPLQKGFQNLSWGVNSALETWVFLEDGIRLSNEEQDWIDTARKEGIRFYSGSIQEGESFLESQEFTGDLRRFDFTILKSASSVDLAIRPGAKEAPSLLRPRGFILIPVNSGLSESNPFINWVVRGGVLRSSRCGDFRRTLSFLGPEKGFLKNVSAYLLGEEFSASDLPKAYEEARKPTNIKVIVRHDPY is encoded by the coding sequence TTGGAAACCGTTCAATTTTCAGCATTTGACTACAATCGAGACGACACTTTTTCGTTATCCGAATATCGCTTAGAAGGGAGCGAGAAAGACGGGTGGAAGATCTTCCGCAATAAAGACCTTTATCTTTCTCTCGGGAAAGGATATAAACTTCTTAAGACGAAACTTTGCGGAATATGTTCTACGGATTTAGACCGAAGATTTCTTCCATTCGCTCTACCGCAAATTATAGGTCATGAGGTATTAGCCTCCGACCCGATTACAGGAAAGAAATTCGTATTAGAAATTAATGATACTGTAGCGGCGAGAGGAGAGGAGGGAGATCCGTTTTGCAAACGAGGGCTTCAGACCCACAGCCCCACTCGCCAAGTATTAGGTATAGATCGGCTTCCCGGGGGATTCGGGAAATTTCTGTTAGCTCCCGTCGGGACCTTAGTGGAAATAGGAACTTTAGAAGATAGGGAGGCGATCCTGCTGGAGCCGTTTGCAGCCTCGTTGCATGGCGTGGAAGTTTCGTTGGAAAATTCATCCGATAAGCCGAATCGAATCGCTGTGCTCGGTCCAAGACGACTGGGATCGTTACTATTGGCGGGACTCGAGGTATATAGAAGACGGAACAATCTGGATTTTAAAATCGTCGCCATTCTTCGCAGAAGGGAACTGAAAGACACCTCGTTTGGAGTCGGTGCTGATGAGGTACTGGTCTTTCCCGGACTAAATACTTCGTCGAGAGGTTCGCTTAATAAAGGGGAACGTTATTACAAGGAGACCCCTGCAAACGCGGAAGAAGTCTCCTGGAATGATCTGCTGGATACTTTCGACATCGTATTCGATACGACGGGAGCAATCGACGGGCTGGAACTATGTATGGATTTAACTTGCAAGGAAATTCATCGCAAGACAACGAACGGACTAGGTTCTCTCGGAATTTCAAATTTAACTGAACTCGTAGTCGACGAACTCTCAATTTTACCGCTACAAAAAGGGTTTCAGAATCTTTCTTGGGGAGTGAATTCCGCACTTGAGACTTGGGTCTTTTTAGAAGATGGAATTCGACTCTCTAACGAAGAACAGGACTGGATCGATACTGCTCGAAAAGAAGGAATCCGATTCTATTCGGGTTCTATTCAGGAAGGAGAATCTTTTTTAGAGTCCCAAGAATTTACCGGGGATCTTCGTCGATTTGATTTTACAATTTTGAAATCAGCTTCATCGGTAGATTTAGCGATTAGGCCAGGTGCGAAGGAAGCTCCTTCTTTGCTCCGACCTAGAGGTTTTATTCTTATTCCTGTCAATTCCGGATTATCCGAATCCAATCCGTTCATTAATTGGGTTGTTCGTGGGGGAGTTTTGCGATCTAGCCGGTGCGGGGATTTTCGCAGGACTCTTTCTTTTCTAGGACCAGAGAAAGGTTTTTTGAAAAATGTTTCCGCTTATCTGCTTGGAGAAGAGTTTTCCGCTTCGGACCTTCCTAAGGCCTACGAAGAGGCGAGAAAACCGACCAATATAAAAGTGATTGTCAGACACGACCCATATTGA
- a CDS encoding rhomboid family intramembrane serine protease gives MVRAFLFEFPLTAFFVLLITISQVILNAFVPNEMLEAFFISRPGEFYPWKWIGMAFFHADFTHLFWNMLFLFFLGRIVEYKVGKAKWLLFFFMGAFVSGFLDSLVRGLFLSDSSPAIGASGAVSGLAAVAALLSPFSMRIRKRSYPFPIFALAWLMVYSDITNLFARDQVAHWAHLGGFLSVVFAAYFLNNKERQQLHTGFILNLVFVILLLILGFLVGGR, from the coding sequence ATCGTGAGAGCCTTTCTCTTCGAATTTCCGCTGACTGCGTTCTTTGTTTTGCTCATTACGATTTCTCAAGTCATACTGAACGCTTTCGTTCCGAACGAAATGCTTGAAGCTTTTTTCATTAGTCGTCCGGGAGAATTCTATCCTTGGAAGTGGATCGGAATGGCGTTTTTTCACGCGGATTTCACTCATTTGTTTTGGAATATGCTCTTTCTTTTTTTCTTGGGAAGGATCGTTGAATATAAAGTCGGAAAAGCAAAATGGCTTTTGTTTTTCTTCATGGGGGCTTTTGTTTCCGGATTTTTGGATTCGTTAGTAAGAGGGTTGTTTCTGAGCGATTCTAGTCCCGCAATCGGGGCTTCGGGAGCGGTTTCGGGATTAGCCGCTGTCGCAGCACTTTTATCCCCATTTTCGATGCGTATTCGAAAACGAAGCTATCCGTTTCCGATTTTTGCTCTTGCGTGGCTGATGGTATATTCGGATATAACGAATTTGTTTGCTAGGGATCAAGTAGCTCACTGGGCTCATCTAGGCGGATTCTTATCAGTGGTATTCGCGGCATATTTTCTGAATAATAAAGAAAGGCAGCAATTGCATACGGGATTCATATTAAATCTAGTGTTCGTGATTTTGCTTCTGATACTTGGATTTCTCGTGGGAGGAAGATAG
- a CDS encoding TetR/AcrR family transcriptional regulator, whose product MKPGKTGEPSSKAKPSELEPRKAPSQKRAIQRVQNILDVVASLLDEVGAEAITTNLIAQKAEIPIGSLYQYFPNKHAILNAVGKRHLERVNAMFMGFLSVEVDGTGWPELIDNVIDAFANLYLTEPGFVPLWSNIKMDPELVEIDRENNRYIASNVSNLFSRIVPGMKENPEAEIISRIIVEVTDSVLSRWLREKEDPVLADSILRELKVMLKAYLTHYIEGRTS is encoded by the coding sequence ATAAAACCTGGGAAAACAGGGGAGCCTTCCTCTAAAGCAAAACCGTCCGAGTTGGAACCAAGAAAGGCTCCCTCTCAAAAACGAGCCATCCAACGTGTGCAAAATATATTGGATGTCGTGGCCTCTCTCTTGGACGAGGTCGGAGCGGAAGCCATCACGACGAATCTGATTGCACAAAAGGCCGAAATTCCCATCGGTTCCTTATACCAATATTTTCCGAATAAACATGCGATTTTAAACGCTGTCGGTAAGCGACATCTTGAGCGAGTCAATGCCATGTTCATGGGTTTTCTTTCGGTTGAAGTGGATGGGACCGGTTGGCCGGAACTGATAGACAATGTAATCGACGCGTTCGCTAATCTCTATTTAACCGAGCCCGGCTTCGTACCTTTATGGTCGAACATCAAGATGGATCCCGAGTTGGTCGAGATCGATCGGGAAAATAATCGCTATATTGCATCCAATGTTTCGAATTTATTTTCTCGGATCGTTCCCGGAATGAAGGAAAATCCGGAGGCGGAAATCATTTCCCGAATCATAGTGGAAGTGACCGATTCCGTTTTATCACGTTGGCTGCGGGAAAAGGAAGATCCTGTTCTTGCGGATAGCATTCTTAGAGAATTAAAGGTCATGTTGAAAGCATATTTGACTCATTATATCGAGGGAAGAACATCGTGA